A stretch of Arthrobacter sunyaminii DNA encodes these proteins:
- a CDS encoding HRDC domain-containing protein: protein MTAQIPGSPVHTPSADPNDEPVELPLLEAPRDGVPLVIDTPRGLERAAKALAAGTGPAAVDAERASGFRYGQRAFLVQIRREGAGTWLIDPEPFDNLDIINDALQGVEWILHAASQDLPCLSELGMWPDKLFDTELAARLAGLPRVGLAAVIENLLGFTLAKEHSAADWSTRPLPEPWLRYAALDVEVLAELRIELIKVLDDAGKLTFAEQEFEAIRTAPPSAPRVDPWRRTSGMHQLRDRRQLAVVRELWTEREHLAENRDTAPGRLIPDSAIVAAARAMPTTVPQLLGTPGFHGRAAQKEAPRWLRCISAGRSSTDLPPLHIPTHAPPPPRVWAKNDPEAAARLQTAKPRLAAVAEQLNLPLENLLTPDTLRRVAWRPPAQINLDSISSALRDLGARQWQIEQTAAVLTVAFLDPDPLVEKEKDSAGSR from the coding sequence ATGACCGCGCAGATACCCGGCTCCCCCGTCCACACCCCTTCCGCTGACCCGAACGACGAGCCGGTTGAGCTCCCGCTGCTGGAGGCACCAAGAGACGGGGTGCCCCTGGTCATCGACACTCCCCGCGGACTGGAACGGGCCGCCAAGGCTCTCGCCGCCGGCACCGGACCCGCAGCCGTCGACGCTGAACGCGCTTCCGGCTTCCGCTACGGCCAGCGCGCTTTCCTGGTCCAGATTCGCCGTGAAGGCGCCGGCACCTGGCTGATCGATCCGGAACCGTTCGACAACCTGGATATCATCAACGACGCTCTGCAGGGCGTGGAATGGATTCTGCACGCAGCCAGCCAGGATCTGCCCTGCCTGTCGGAACTGGGCATGTGGCCGGACAAGCTTTTCGACACGGAACTCGCCGCACGTCTGGCGGGACTCCCGCGCGTCGGCCTGGCCGCGGTGATTGAGAACCTGCTCGGCTTTACCCTGGCAAAGGAGCACTCGGCCGCCGACTGGTCCACCCGCCCGCTGCCCGAGCCGTGGCTGCGCTACGCCGCCCTGGACGTTGAGGTCCTCGCCGAGCTTCGCATTGAACTGATCAAGGTACTCGACGACGCCGGGAAACTTACCTTCGCGGAGCAGGAGTTTGAAGCGATCCGGACGGCACCGCCGTCGGCCCCGCGGGTGGACCCGTGGCGCCGCACCAGCGGGATGCACCAGTTGCGTGACCGCCGGCAGCTGGCCGTTGTCCGCGAACTGTGGACCGAGCGCGAGCACCTGGCCGAAAACCGGGACACCGCACCGGGCCGGCTCATCCCGGACTCCGCTATTGTGGCGGCCGCCCGGGCCATGCCCACCACCGTCCCGCAGCTGCTGGGCACCCCGGGCTTCCACGGCCGCGCCGCACAGAAGGAAGCACCGCGCTGGCTGCGCTGCATTTCCGCTGGCCGGTCCAGCACCGACCTGCCGCCGCTGCACATTCCCACCCACGCTCCGCCGCCCCCGCGGGTATGGGCCAAGAATGATCCGGAGGCAGCGGCACGCCTGCAAACCGCAAAACCGCGGCTGGCTGCCGTAGCCGAACAGCTGAACCTGCCCCTCGAGAATCTGCTGACTCCCGACACCCTTCGCCGGGTGGCCTGGCGTCCTCCGGCACAGATCAATCTGGATTCGATCAGCTCTGCGCTGCGGGACCTGGGCGCACGCCAGTGGCAGATCGAGCAGACGGCTGCAGTGCTTACCGTCGCGTTCCTTGATCCGGACCCGCTGGTGGAAAAGGAAAAAGACAGCGCCGGCTCCCGATAG
- a CDS encoding DUF6421 family protein, with translation MSVSAFPSLSHPGFTAVSAGSSPETSEAWQALKQAATDLQPLQNKNGSVDTDNRAAAEELISVIAAAVEALAPAFEHDAEYLSLVVQDLQRWVAGGLGEPDFLDSLLAFSPQLNRTDGLQHLVLFPMYTQNGSTNRYVEAVLIEVVWPEFIGELEAGEYSNKLFVPIRFLDFTPGYDTNSAVLFPETVAVRETPTFTWGAIFADREAARFRRVLRAAAEITSLQLPEDAAALLDDQKLAQDTFVMWDLIHDRTHMRGDLPFDPFMIKQRMPYFLYSLEELRCDLTAFREAVKIEKDEDASPEARKHATLVQYAVIFDRIFRFAITGSRVRNYDGLGGQLLFAWMHQNHVLHWTDGKLSIDWEDVADVVVRLGANIEDLYWRSIDRPKTAHWFAAYDLVSATLTPNPASVWAKGPDALPLDGPPRGLTDQVLDDEFPLSMFYEALSKKMAPVIESTSGITGSSN, from the coding sequence ATGTCTGTCTCAGCGTTCCCCTCGCTTTCCCACCCCGGCTTTACCGCCGTTTCCGCCGGCAGCAGCCCGGAGACCTCCGAGGCCTGGCAGGCACTCAAACAGGCCGCCACGGACCTGCAGCCGCTGCAGAACAAAAACGGATCAGTGGACACGGACAACCGTGCCGCTGCCGAAGAACTCATTTCAGTGATTGCTGCCGCCGTCGAGGCGCTGGCTCCGGCCTTCGAGCACGACGCCGAATACCTGTCCCTGGTGGTCCAGGACCTGCAGCGCTGGGTCGCCGGCGGCCTGGGCGAACCGGATTTCCTCGATTCCCTGCTCGCGTTCTCCCCGCAGCTGAACCGGACGGACGGCCTGCAGCACCTGGTGCTGTTCCCCATGTACACGCAGAACGGCTCCACGAACCGTTACGTGGAAGCGGTCCTGATCGAGGTTGTCTGGCCCGAGTTCATCGGCGAACTCGAAGCCGGCGAGTACTCCAACAAGCTCTTCGTACCCATCCGCTTCCTGGACTTCACCCCGGGCTACGACACCAACTCGGCAGTGCTCTTCCCCGAAACCGTGGCCGTCCGCGAAACGCCCACCTTCACCTGGGGCGCCATCTTCGCCGACCGCGAAGCTGCCCGGTTCCGCCGCGTCCTGCGCGCTGCCGCTGAGATCACCTCGCTGCAGCTGCCCGAGGATGCCGCCGCCCTGCTGGATGACCAGAAACTGGCACAGGACACCTTTGTCATGTGGGACCTGATCCATGACCGCACGCACATGCGCGGGGACCTCCCCTTTGACCCGTTCATGATCAAACAGCGCATGCCGTACTTCCTTTACTCCCTCGAGGAACTGCGCTGCGACCTCACGGCCTTCCGCGAAGCAGTGAAGATCGAAAAGGACGAGGACGCTTCCCCGGAGGCCCGCAAACATGCCACGCTGGTGCAGTACGCGGTGATCTTTGACCGGATCTTCCGGTTCGCCATTACAGGCAGCCGGGTGCGCAACTATGACGGCCTCGGCGGGCAGCTGTTGTTCGCCTGGATGCACCAGAACCACGTCCTGCACTGGACCGACGGCAAGCTGAGCATCGACTGGGAAGACGTGGCCGACGTCGTTGTCCGCCTGGGCGCGAACATCGAGGACCTGTACTGGCGCTCCATTGACCGGCCGAAGACCGCCCACTGGTTTGCCGCCTACGATCTGGTGTCCGCCACGCTGACGCCGAACCCGGCCTCCGTTTGGGCCAAGGGTCCGGACGCCCTGCCGTTGGACGGGCCGCCGCGCGGGCTCACCGACCAGGTGCTGGACGACGAATTTCCGCTGTCCATGTTCTACGAAGCGCTGTCCAAGAAGATGGCTCCGGTCATCGAATCCACGTCGGGAATCACAGGGAGTTCGAACTAA
- a CDS encoding CPBP family intramembrane glutamic endopeptidase, which translates to MNQFGRSNLRPSKISAAAANRPWLAWLVVFIGLALSYSPLWLPRVCRGLGITPGFEGPANSIVWNVLAVSLLLGYVLLIERRPVASLGLRRPQGKDLEWALYLFGFYMAWQWAVLTFWPPAEDSGTASITSLPVVAVAGMIVSAAVCEEILYRGYPIERLSELTRRPWLAYVLTVPLFVAPHTVFFGPQWLWTSGIGTLAIYLLYARTRNLPACMLLHLGINLPILIPTVAHRLGG; encoded by the coding sequence ATGAATCAGTTCGGCAGATCGAACCTGCGGCCGTCGAAGATAAGTGCAGCCGCGGCGAACCGGCCCTGGCTGGCTTGGCTGGTCGTCTTCATTGGCCTTGCCCTCTCCTATTCGCCCCTGTGGCTGCCCCGGGTGTGCCGTGGGTTGGGTATCACTCCGGGGTTCGAGGGTCCTGCCAACTCGATCGTGTGGAACGTCCTCGCCGTCTCACTCCTTCTCGGATACGTGCTGTTGATCGAACGGCGCCCCGTTGCATCCTTGGGGCTGCGGCGTCCGCAGGGCAAAGATCTCGAATGGGCCCTGTATCTGTTCGGGTTCTACATGGCGTGGCAGTGGGCCGTCCTCACCTTTTGGCCGCCCGCCGAGGATTCAGGAACGGCATCCATCACGTCGCTTCCCGTCGTCGCCGTTGCCGGGATGATCGTGTCGGCGGCAGTGTGCGAAGAGATTCTGTACCGCGGCTACCCGATTGAACGCCTCAGTGAGCTGACGCGCCGCCCCTGGCTCGCCTACGTCCTCACCGTGCCCCTGTTCGTCGCTCCGCACACCGTCTTCTTCGGACCTCAGTGGCTCTGGACCTCGGGCATAGGAACCCTTGCGATCTATCTTCTTTACGCCAGGACCCGCAACCTGCCGGCGTGCATGCTGCTTCATCTGGGCATCAACCTGCCCATCCTGATTCCGACGGTCGCCCACAGGCTCGGCGGGTAG
- a CDS encoding SDR family NAD(P)-dependent oxidoreductase has translation MSTTPATGTSASDQSVRGRTVLVAGAASASGVAVCKALEAAGAKVVAVGRDAARLENTLFGLLDADLRTCDLSRPGDVDALSQDLQEMYGGIDGLIHLVGGWRGGGGITGQKEDDWDFLQTNILQTLRNVSRSFYDQLAASDDGRLAIVSSTSVDSPTAGGAGYAAAKAAAEAWVQAIAQGFRRAQSGAKENAQPQHSAAVVFVVKALVDDSMRAAQPDRDFSTYTDVQTLAGAAVDLFSQDAAQLNGQRISLVPQS, from the coding sequence ATGAGCACAACGCCGGCCACCGGAACGTCCGCCTCTGACCAGTCTGTGCGGGGCCGTACCGTTTTGGTGGCCGGCGCGGCCTCCGCGTCCGGCGTCGCGGTCTGCAAAGCACTGGAAGCCGCCGGTGCCAAGGTTGTGGCGGTGGGCCGCGACGCCGCCCGGCTCGAAAACACCCTCTTTGGCCTGCTCGACGCCGATCTGCGCACCTGCGACCTGTCCCGTCCCGGCGACGTGGACGCCCTCTCCCAGGATCTGCAGGAAATGTACGGCGGGATTGACGGGCTGATCCATCTGGTGGGCGGCTGGCGCGGCGGCGGCGGCATCACCGGGCAGAAGGAAGACGACTGGGATTTCCTGCAGACCAACATCCTGCAGACCCTGCGCAACGTCAGCCGCAGCTTCTACGACCAGCTGGCAGCGTCCGACGACGGCCGGCTCGCCATCGTTTCCTCCACCTCCGTGGACTCCCCCACCGCCGGAGGCGCCGGGTACGCCGCAGCCAAGGCCGCGGCCGAAGCCTGGGTGCAGGCAATTGCGCAGGGCTTCCGCCGCGCGCAGTCCGGCGCCAAGGAAAACGCTCAGCCGCAGCACTCGGCCGCCGTCGTCTTTGTGGTCAAGGCCCTCGTGGATGACTCCATGCGTGCGGCCCAGCCGGACCGCGACTTCAGCACCTACACCGATGTGCAGACCCTGGCCGGGGCCGCCGTCGACCTTTTTAGCCAGGATGCGGCGCAGCTGAACGGGCAGCGCATCTCCCTGGTACCGCAGTCCTGA
- a CDS encoding DUF3000 domain-containing protein: MGDLSQVPPDFLKALGSLRRARCRPELHLNEIPAPARLAPFAVSLGAEILASGPLARAEGLGHGPSGIVIPEQTELATGRFILLHDPEGSDVWNGTFRIVTYIRAELEPDMGNDELVGSVAWTWLVEALQEHHAGYSNAGGTATRILSESYGTLAGRGDAIDIELRASWTPDSADVQEHLEAWSDMVCTFAGLPPLPEGVTPLPRVRRS, translated from the coding sequence ATCGGTGACTTATCACAAGTACCCCCAGACTTCCTGAAAGCCCTCGGTTCGCTGCGGCGCGCCCGGTGCCGCCCTGAGCTGCATCTAAACGAGATCCCGGCACCGGCCCGGTTGGCGCCTTTTGCGGTGTCACTGGGTGCGGAGATTCTCGCGAGTGGACCGCTGGCACGTGCTGAGGGCCTCGGCCACGGCCCGTCCGGAATCGTCATTCCGGAACAAACCGAGCTGGCCACCGGCCGCTTTATCCTCCTGCATGACCCCGAGGGGTCTGACGTATGGAACGGAACGTTCCGGATTGTTACCTATATCCGGGCCGAACTGGAGCCGGACATGGGCAACGATGAACTTGTTGGTTCAGTCGCCTGGACGTGGCTCGTGGAAGCCCTGCAGGAACACCATGCCGGATACTCCAACGCCGGGGGCACCGCCACCCGAATCCTCTCGGAAAGCTACGGAACACTCGCCGGCCGGGGCGATGCCATTGATATTGAGCTGCGTGCCTCCTGGACCCCGGATTCCGCCGATGTGCAGGAGCATTTGGAAGCCTGGTCGGACATGGTCTGCACCTTTGCCGGGCTACCTCCCCTGCCCGAGGGTGTCACTCCGCTGCCCAGGGTGCGCCGAAGCTAG
- a CDS encoding acetyl-CoA C-acetyltransferase: MAEAFIIDAVRTPVGRRNGGLSKVHPADMAAHVIAETVRRTGIDSAEFDEVILGAIDQVGPQAMDIARTSWLAAGLSERVPGTTVERQCGSGQQAVSYAAQAVMSGTSDLVLAGGVQSMSSIPISFANSAARELGFPDPFTGSAGWAERYGDQKVSQFIGAEMMVDKWGLTRSEMEDFAVESHVRALAAQAQGRFDREILPLNGITADEGPREPNRAKIESLAPLSDGGRLTAATSSQISDAAAVLLLASEDAVRRYGLKPRARIHSISARGDDPIMMLSAPIEATRHALGRSGMSLDEIDLLEINEAFASVVLAWQRELDVDMDKVNVNGGGISLGHPIGATGARIMTTLLHELERTGGRYGLQTMCEGGGQANVTIIERLDEGFRL; encoded by the coding sequence GTGGCTGAAGCATTTATTATTGACGCCGTCCGCACTCCCGTTGGCCGGCGAAACGGAGGACTGAGCAAAGTCCACCCCGCCGACATGGCCGCCCATGTCATCGCCGAAACCGTGCGTCGCACCGGGATCGATTCCGCAGAGTTTGATGAAGTTATCCTCGGCGCCATTGACCAGGTGGGTCCGCAGGCCATGGACATTGCCCGCACCTCCTGGCTGGCCGCCGGATTGTCCGAGCGTGTGCCCGGCACCACGGTGGAGCGCCAGTGCGGCTCCGGGCAGCAGGCGGTGTCCTACGCAGCGCAGGCCGTGATGAGCGGAACCAGTGATTTGGTCCTGGCCGGCGGAGTACAGAGCATGTCCTCCATTCCGATTTCCTTTGCCAACAGCGCGGCCCGGGAACTGGGCTTTCCGGATCCCTTTACCGGGTCCGCCGGCTGGGCTGAGCGGTACGGGGACCAGAAGGTCTCCCAGTTCATCGGCGCCGAAATGATGGTGGACAAGTGGGGCCTGACCCGTTCCGAAATGGAGGACTTCGCCGTCGAATCCCACGTCCGGGCGCTCGCAGCCCAGGCACAGGGCCGCTTTGACCGCGAAATCCTGCCGCTGAACGGAATCACCGCCGACGAGGGTCCCCGGGAACCGAACCGCGCCAAGATCGAGTCACTCGCTCCGCTGTCCGACGGCGGCCGGCTTACCGCCGCCACGTCGTCGCAGATTTCCGACGCCGCCGCCGTCCTGCTGCTGGCCTCCGAAGATGCCGTACGCCGCTACGGGCTCAAGCCGCGCGCCCGCATCCATTCCATTTCCGCCCGCGGTGACGATCCCATCATGATGCTCAGCGCCCCCATCGAAGCCACCCGGCATGCCCTGGGCCGGAGCGGGATGAGCCTGGACGAGATTGACCTGCTGGAAATCAACGAGGCCTTCGCGTCGGTGGTGCTGGCCTGGCAGCGGGAACTCGATGTGGACATGGACAAGGTGAATGTCAACGGCGGCGGCATCTCCCTGGGGCACCCGATCGGTGCCACCGGTGCCCGGATCATGACAACCCTGCTGCATGAACTCGAGCGCACCGGCGGCCGCTACGGCCTCCAGACCATGTGCGAGGGCGGCGGCCAGGCCAACGTCACCATTATCGAACGGCTGGATGAGGGCTTCCGGCTGTAG
- a CDS encoding TetR/AcrR family transcriptional regulator, with protein MPRPVDRDKYDSKRSAIVRVAAGQFAEHGYRGATTAAICQAAGISSGTFFHYFPTKLELLVAVLGSDVDDLGADLERIEAEASGLAAILAYAAALEGDIADSSYSTFVNGLLGVAAEPSVAAMLSAESETVLAFLVRHVDIGQRDTSIRRDVSAPKLAAWIGWLIDGAAQSAVAGLPERPIPLREAILALTNSGPKDLKR; from the coding sequence ATGCCTCGCCCAGTGGACCGTGACAAATATGATTCGAAGCGTTCAGCCATTGTTCGGGTGGCGGCGGGTCAGTTCGCCGAGCATGGCTACAGAGGTGCAACCACAGCCGCCATTTGTCAGGCGGCCGGGATATCCTCCGGCACGTTCTTCCACTACTTTCCCACCAAGCTCGAACTGCTCGTCGCGGTCCTCGGTTCCGACGTTGATGACCTGGGTGCGGACCTTGAACGGATCGAAGCAGAAGCATCAGGTCTGGCGGCTATCCTGGCCTACGCCGCTGCGCTGGAGGGTGACATCGCCGACTCGTCCTACTCCACCTTCGTGAACGGTCTCCTTGGCGTTGCGGCTGAGCCGTCGGTGGCGGCGATGCTCTCCGCCGAGTCCGAAACCGTGCTGGCCTTCCTTGTCCGGCATGTCGACATCGGGCAGCGCGACACATCCATCCGGCGGGACGTCAGCGCACCCAAGCTGGCGGCCTGGATTGGCTGGTTGATCGACGGAGCGGCCCAAAGCGCCGTCGCCGGTCTGCCGGAACGGCCGATCCCGCTGAGGGAAGCCATTCTGGCACTGACGAATTCAGGCCCTAAAGATTTGAAGCGCTGA
- a CDS encoding threonine aldolase family protein has product MTNISPLHDISIRAFASDNYSGVHPEILDALTAANQGHQVAYGEDVYTAKLREVLTAHFGSKMRAFPVFNGTGANVTALQSLLPRWGAVICASTAHINVDENGAPERIGGMKLLQIPAADGKLTPALIDQEAWGWGDEHRAQPLAVSITQSTELGTLYTVEEITAIAEHCHKHGMLLHMDGARLGNAAAALGVGMGAMTTDAGVDILSLGGTKNGMMYGECIVSLNPEASPGLDYLRKMNMQLASKMRFISAQFVTLYEDDLWLRSASHANAMAQRLRAAVEKIDGVELTQPTESNAVFAKLPAGVADRLRSSFRFYDWDQATGEVRWMCTFDTSEADVDAFAEAIAREVAADPDAPGESALS; this is encoded by the coding sequence GTGACCAACATTTCCCCCCTGCATGACATATCCATCCGCGCGTTTGCCTCGGACAACTATTCCGGAGTCCATCCCGAAATCCTGGACGCGCTGACCGCAGCCAACCAGGGCCATCAGGTGGCCTACGGCGAAGACGTCTACACGGCCAAGCTGCGCGAGGTGCTGACTGCGCACTTCGGCTCGAAAATGCGCGCCTTCCCGGTGTTCAACGGCACCGGCGCCAACGTGACAGCGCTGCAGTCGCTGCTGCCGCGCTGGGGCGCCGTCATCTGCGCCTCCACCGCCCACATCAATGTGGACGAAAACGGTGCGCCGGAACGGATCGGCGGCATGAAACTGCTGCAGATCCCCGCCGCGGACGGCAAGCTCACGCCCGCACTGATTGACCAGGAGGCCTGGGGCTGGGGCGACGAGCACCGTGCGCAGCCGCTGGCCGTGTCCATCACCCAGTCCACCGAGTTGGGCACTTTGTACACGGTGGAGGAAATCACCGCCATTGCCGAGCACTGCCATAAGCACGGCATGCTCCTGCACATGGACGGGGCCCGGCTGGGCAATGCCGCCGCAGCGCTGGGCGTGGGCATGGGTGCCATGACCACCGACGCCGGCGTGGACATTCTGTCCCTGGGCGGCACCAAGAACGGCATGATGTACGGCGAGTGCATCGTCTCACTGAATCCGGAGGCCTCCCCCGGCCTGGATTACCTGCGCAAGATGAACATGCAGCTGGCGTCCAAGATGCGCTTCATTTCAGCCCAGTTCGTCACGCTGTATGAGGACGATCTCTGGCTGCGCTCGGCCTCACACGCGAACGCCATGGCACAGCGGCTGCGGGCAGCGGTGGAGAAGATCGACGGCGTGGAGCTGACCCAGCCCACCGAGTCCAACGCTGTCTTCGCCAAACTGCCGGCCGGCGTTGCGGACCGCCTGCGCTCCTCGTTCCGGTTCTACGACTGGGACCAGGCCACGGGAGAGGTGCGCTGGATGTGCACGTTCGACACCTCAGAAGCCGACGTTGATGCGTTCGCCGAGGCCATTGCCCGCGAGGTTGCTGCGGATCCCGACGCTCCCGGAGAGTCTGCGCTGAGCTAG
- a CDS encoding nuclear transport factor 2 family protein, producing the protein MNSHQQVNQLTEREVLAAAAELVAAFSRTDTRAYFAAFSPEATFIFHPEAQRLESRSEYEDLWNGWLADGWSVTGCESTDARVQLCGTSAIFSHTVNTTTRVGEITETLRERETIVFTRQGSRILAVHEHLSTAPSGAAESSAASAAASSSTPEAGVVASGTAA; encoded by the coding sequence ATGAATTCCCACCAGCAGGTCAACCAGCTGACCGAACGGGAGGTCCTCGCTGCGGCGGCGGAGCTCGTTGCCGCATTCTCCCGAACGGACACACGGGCGTACTTCGCGGCGTTTTCACCCGAGGCCACGTTCATTTTTCACCCTGAAGCGCAGCGCCTTGAAAGCCGGAGCGAGTATGAGGACCTCTGGAACGGCTGGCTCGCCGACGGCTGGTCCGTGACGGGCTGCGAAAGCACCGACGCACGGGTACAGCTCTGCGGCACGAGCGCCATCTTCAGCCATACGGTGAACACCACCACCCGCGTGGGGGAGATTACGGAAACGCTTCGGGAACGGGAAACCATAGTGTTTACCCGCCAAGGCAGCCGCATCCTGGCCGTTCACGAGCACCTGTCCACGGCGCCTTCCGGTGCAGCGGAATCCTCCGCCGCGTCTGCCGCCGCCTCGTCCTCCACCCCCGAAGCCGGCGTCGTTGCCTCCGGCACGGCAGCCTAA
- a CDS encoding peptide chain release factor 3: MVRESSRRRTFAVISHPDAGKSTLTEALALHARVIGTAGATNGKENRRETVSDWMQMEKDRGISISSTALQFAYRDTVINLLDTPGHADFSEDTYRVLAAVDCAVMLVDAAKGLETQTMKLFEVCRARNLPIITVINKWDRPGLDPLALMDEITERTGLTPMPLTWAVGIAGDFRGVWDLQKDEYVHFERQNSGASLAKEEHLSPEDALAREGDVWEDSLGEAELVIDGREFDRDAFLNAKATPILFSSAALNFGVKQILDALVDLAPSASAREDKDGGLRPVEAPFSGFVFKVQAGMNKAHRDHVAFIRVCSGIFERGMVVTHSNTGKTFATKYAQHLFGREREVIDQAYPGDVVGLVNASALRVGDSLYVEEPVEYPPIPFFSPEHFRVARSKDPSRYKQFRRGIDQLEHEGIIQVLRSDRRGDQAPVLAAVGPMQFEVVEDRMTQDFNAPMRYEQLSYSLARLTTADAAEILSNVHGAEVLVRTDGAYVAVFNDVWALRRVEKNHPEVSLTVIGTESPNSRGY; encoded by the coding sequence ATTGTCCGCGAGTCCTCCCGCCGCCGCACCTTTGCGGTGATCTCGCACCCCGACGCCGGTAAGTCCACGCTCACGGAGGCTCTGGCGCTGCACGCCCGCGTGATCGGCACAGCCGGTGCCACCAACGGCAAGGAAAACCGCCGCGAGACGGTTTCCGACTGGATGCAGATGGAAAAGGACCGCGGCATTTCCATCAGCTCCACGGCGCTGCAGTTCGCGTACCGGGACACCGTGATCAACCTGCTCGACACCCCGGGCCACGCCGACTTCTCCGAGGACACCTACCGCGTGCTGGCCGCCGTCGACTGCGCCGTCATGCTGGTGGACGCAGCCAAGGGCCTGGAAACACAGACCATGAAGCTGTTCGAGGTCTGCCGCGCCCGCAACCTGCCGATCATCACCGTGATCAACAAGTGGGACCGCCCGGGCCTGGATCCGCTGGCCCTGATGGACGAAATCACCGAACGCACCGGACTCACCCCCATGCCCCTGACCTGGGCTGTCGGCATTGCCGGCGACTTCCGCGGTGTCTGGGACCTGCAGAAGGACGAATACGTCCACTTTGAACGGCAGAACTCCGGCGCGTCCCTGGCCAAGGAAGAACACCTCAGCCCCGAGGACGCCCTCGCCCGCGAAGGCGACGTGTGGGAGGACTCCCTGGGCGAAGCAGAGCTGGTCATTGACGGCCGCGAATTTGACCGTGACGCTTTCCTCAACGCCAAGGCCACGCCCATCCTGTTCTCCTCCGCCGCATTGAACTTCGGCGTAAAGCAGATCCTGGACGCCCTGGTGGATCTGGCGCCGTCGGCCTCCGCCCGCGAGGACAAGGACGGCGGACTCCGTCCCGTCGAGGCACCGTTCTCCGGCTTTGTCTTCAAGGTCCAGGCCGGCATGAACAAGGCCCACCGCGACCACGTCGCCTTTATCCGCGTCTGCTCCGGCATTTTTGAGCGCGGCATGGTGGTCACGCACTCCAACACCGGCAAGACCTTCGCCACCAAATACGCCCAGCACCTGTTCGGCCGCGAACGCGAAGTGATCGACCAGGCCTACCCGGGCGACGTCGTCGGGCTCGTCAATGCCTCCGCCCTGCGCGTGGGTGACAGCCTGTACGTGGAGGAGCCGGTGGAGTACCCGCCGATTCCGTTCTTCAGCCCCGAGCACTTCCGCGTGGCCCGGTCCAAGGATCCCAGCCGCTACAAGCAGTTCCGCCGCGGCATCGACCAGCTGGAGCACGAGGGCATCATCCAGGTGCTGCGCTCGGACCGGCGCGGAGACCAGGCGCCGGTGCTGGCCGCCGTCGGGCCCATGCAGTTCGAGGTGGTTGAAGACCGCATGACGCAGGACTTCAACGCGCCCATGCGCTACGAGCAGCTCTCCTACTCGCTGGCGAGGCTCACCACCGCCGACGCCGCGGAGATCCTGTCCAACGTGCACGGCGCCGAGGTCTTGGTGCGGACCGACGGTGCGTACGTGGCTGTTTTCAATGATGTGTGGGCGCTGCGCCGGGTGGAAAAGAACCACCCCGAGGTCTCCCTGACCGTCATTGGTACGGAATCCCCCAACAGCCGCGGCTACTAG